The Arachis ipaensis cultivar K30076 chromosome B05, Araip1.1, whole genome shotgun sequence nucleotide sequence TCCTTGGGAACTTTCATCCAGATACTTCTTGGCATCCTTCGACCATCTTTTCAAAAGAAGACTATCTGGCAACTTCTGTAAACCTACCCTTTTCATTGCACAAAACATGTGGCTGCAAGGAATGCCTTCACTACTCCACCGACTacattcacattccatatgctcAGTATTGCGATCATAAAGTACGTTATATATATGTTGCCTCCTGTCACACTCCTTAACTTTTAACACAACAGTAGTTCATATGTTTTTCTCATTTATTACATCTAATGTGACCACTCTTTGAATCTCCTTTTTTACTTCTCTAAGAATCTCCCTTGTGTAAAAATTGGCATCAGAAAGCTCCAATGCTTCTAGCCCAGTAGTTAGAACGGGCTCCCCATACAGCGTCTTAAATTGAGAAACTAATTCATTGTTTCTATAGTCCCTAAGAGCATGTTCAAGATTTTGGACCAACTCTAGAAGACTTTGGCGAATGCAAATAAACCTCTTGATGAAGTTGTTTATCGCCTCACACCTTGATGTTGTTCTAAATCCAGCACAGAATTTATCCCTCAAGTAAGTGCTTGCCCAACTTTTCCTCTTCTCATATTCATTTAGAACCCATTCATTTTCCTCCAatccatatttttttttatcatattctCCCAATATTCTTCAAATTCATCCGGATGCCATGGATCATACAAACATCTTCTGAAGTTGTtggaaaaatttttgttttttatgttttCCGTTACATTCTTCTGAATGTGCCATCCATATAATCGGTGAGTTGCATCCGGGAAGATTTCTTGAATTGCTGCCTTCATTGCTTCGTCACCGTCTGTGACCACAACACTGGGAGACTTATTCAGCATGACTTCTAGAAAGTTTTGCAACAACCACGTATATGTTGCTGTCCGTTCGTCCTCTACCAAGGCAAAGCCAAATATACATGTTTGGCGGTGATGGTTACAACCTGAGAAGATTACCAACAGCCTTCTGTACTTATTCTTCCAGTAGGTTGTATCGAATGCAAGCACATCTCCAAAGTACTGATAATCGGACCTACAAATGCTGTCTGCCCAAAATAAATTTGCCAGCCGACCTTCATCAGTAGCACTGTACCTTGCCATGGCCATCGGGTCGACATCAGCTTTCCCAAGTAGATAGCTAATCGTCGCATTGGAATCCCCACCACTGAGCTTTGCAAGACGAGTTCTTTGAAAGTGATTATCTAGGTCCTTCTTTGTGAACCCGATATTTGCATAACCACCGGCTTGGCCTACcattagacccattattttagaGGTTGGAAGACCATGATCATGCATGGTATTCGCCTGAGCTTTTTGTAGCTCAGTCAACCCTCGGTGGTTTGGAATTAGGTGTACCAAGGATTGTGGGACAAGATCGTGGTTGTGCTTCTTGACTAATTTTTTAACCCTCCAAGTCGAAGTTTTGGTGTCAAAATACACCGCAAGCATGGCTTCACAACCAGTGCGAGTCAACGCTCTTTGCTCCCTCTTCCTAGTCGAACTAGATATGTATTTCTCAGCTCTCTTTCCTTCCTTGCTGCAAAAAAACCTCTTTCTGCGCTATGTTCCATCTTTTCCACGTGCTGTATCACCCTTGCAAACTCCAAACCCGAGACACCTCGCATAACGTACAAACAAGTTATAAGCTACATCCGATGTTTCAAAGGTCTGGTTTATAATATCATCGGCCATCACAGACACACACTTACTACTGCTGCCACCGCAATCACAAGTGCAGTTAATATTTTCTTCCACACCAGTCATCATGCAATCTTCGACGCTGTCTTGTGAACTGAGTGGTTCCGAGTCAACATCCATTGCACCCTAATGAGATGAATTAATCAAAGGGCAATAAAtaacaattttttattaaaagctattagtattaattaattaaaacctTTGAAAGTGACTGACTATTACTTGTTATGATAATTCTTTGCTCCGATCCATTAGATGAAATAAAGATTAATCAGCAAATGAAGTAGCAAAAATACTTGGTCTTATCAAATGCAAAGAATATGCAAGCTAGGCTAGTGAATGAAGGGTGATGCTTAAAAATGATGCTAAAAAATGTATTTAACTGAAATTTGTCTTTTTTAAATAATCAAACAAACCTACCTAAAATATATATCCTCCTTATTAAAACGTTATTCCAAGAAGTCCTGAGAGAATGCAAAGCTAAATTAAAACAGTAAATACAAAAAGTTTTCAAAGAGAGATAACAAGTATATCAATACTCAATACTCTTAATTGTTATTATCCTATTCCGCAACATATGCTATAACGTACAAATACGTTATTTCTGCTCAAATATCTGTATTGTAGGCATATCTGCATCATATACTATTAAATTAAACTTCCTAATTGTGACTATAGTTTTGATAAAATGGCCGTATTTACATATTGATATTTGTGCTAAACGGAAGGCTAGACTAGCTAGCATTAATTCTCTTACAAGAAACTAGTATAACTTAGAAAACAACAATGATAAAGCCATGAAGAGATTCTATTAGTTCCTACTAAACAAAACAATTAGATCAAAACTAAAGGTGAATTTTTAGTATTAAGAAACCAACTATCTCTCTTAAATCTCCAATTCAATTATGCCAGTAATCCAGAGGGTTGACTTACTATACAATGAACGAGTGcagaaatagaagaaaatatgAAGAGGTACTAGAAGGCAGAAAAAGAGTTAGTTTTTTTGTTCCTGCGATTGTGAGCACACGCTGATGCTGCGAAAATCCTTTTGCTAGTTCAGATTGCCATTTTCCTTCTCAATTTTGATAAAGAAAATTGACAATTGAGAAAGATGATCAACACAATGCAAGTGACGAGTGAACATTGACAATTGAGAAAGATGATCAACACAGCAGAGCCACAAAACACACAACAGCACACCAGAACCCACAGCAGCAGCAGCACAACCAGAAAATTAATAACAGTGCAAAATTAATACTACCAACAGCATtcagcattcagcaacaaacaaCACTTGATTTGATTTCCATTTTTAGCATTCAGCAACAATCGTTAAAAAATAGTaacaagtaatccctaatcacactaaacctgaaatcaATAAAGCTAAACAAAAATTTCAATAATGATTTGATTTCTAATTTTAGCAGCAGtaagaaaattctaacaaaaatTTCAGGAATTAAAAAAAGAGCAACAGCACAAAATCAATGCAAAAGAAAGATTGATGATTTCAGTTTCACAGCTTGACATTCCACATTTCTTTGTCATTCACTACTGAGAATCAGACCCCTGAAGATAAATGCTACAAAGCTCAAAGAGAAAGGGATTTCAACCTCATCAGACGACCAATCGAACCCTATGATTTCATAATCTAGGATATCAAAGAGGAGGTGAACAATTTACTACTATAAAGAAGATTCGCTAGAGCATGAGATATTGGAATACAGGGATTTTTCCAAGCCTTTTTAGAATCAATCTATCACACGCTTAGAGACAGAAAGATCCAAGACTAGCCCAAGGAAAGTAAAAAGACCGAGAAGAATACCCAGTCGACTATTTATCCATTCACAATTTCACATTCAAAGATCAGCAACAGGGcataaaaggaagagaagaaccaaagaagtgaaggcagtGCCGCTAACCTTCGATGGAGACATAGACGGCGACCGGCGAAACGACAGCGAGTGGCGACAAAGCGGCGAGTGGCGACACAGCGGCGAGCTGCTCCAAGTTCGAGAGAAGCCAGGGAGGACGGGGACAGGGGGAAGGAGGACGCCGAGCTACAAGAGAGGAAGCAGGGGCGCCGACAGCACGGACGGCGGCGGCACTGCAGCGGAACCGTTGCAAGGAGAACTTAGGATTTTTGTTGGGTGAGTTTGACCTTGGGTTCAGATTTCAGGGGGATAGTTATAGTGATTCACGAATTNNNNNNNNNNNNNNNNNNNNNNNNNNNNNNNNNNNNNNNNNNNNGAAGGGGTGGATTTTGGAAAGTGGACCAGACCATTTTTCAGGTTGGTTCCGGTTGAATCGATTAGACCGGATGGTTCGGCCGATTTTTAGAATATTGATTATTACTATAAAAAATCGgttttattctggttagttaaaaaatctaaaaaaatcggTTCATTAAACGCCCAATAATATAACGACACATAAGCATCTTTACAAAAAGATATTTTGTGCAACTTTATGGGAGCATCCCCCATTTCTCAATTAGGTGTTACTTTGTTAGTGGCCAAAGATATCTTGGCTACTTAATTAGAGTATATTCAAAGGCCACGATAAGTACATTATGAATTGTACTTGAAAAAAAGTAAGTAAATCGGGAATTTAGACAAAGCATTACGACACAGCAGAAGCTTCCTATAAACGTGATTGCGTGAATTTCAAATTAACTATAAGTAGGTAATATTGATTTGTGAACTtgtataaacaaattaaaataagttGGAGTGATGAATTAATTAAAGAGAGCAGAGAGAAATTACAGAATCAATGAAGATTCCAGGAGTGACAACACTAATGGTAACAGTTCAGTGCTTGGAAGTGGGTTTGAACACATTAATCAAAGAAGCCACAGCCAAAGGAATGAGTGACTTTGTTTTTGTTGTGTATTCAAATGCCATGGCCCTCTGTTTCCTTCTACCTTCTGCCTTTATCTATTACAGGttctaatttatttaattatttttcccaTTTGCTATATTATTGTTAAGTGAAAATTCACATAGAGTTACTTTTATATGAAGTTATAGTTTGTTAAAATAATCTAACAATTCAAGACAACTATATCTGAATTTTTACTTGTAACTGGACTCTAATATAGTAGTAATATCTGTTTTGATGACACtttattctttttctcttcttctttgtcaCTTCAAAATCATAGAAAGAGAGGTTTCCTACCGATCACAAGGGGAGTTGTGTCCAGAATATTTCTTCTTAGCATGGTTAGGTATGTTTAACGTACATTACAATCCTTATTtactattttaaaaattaaatgctTAAATGCCACTACTTCAAGATATATTATCAATATACTTTCGTTTAcaaaaagcataggaaacaaaTTTTTAGTTTGGTAATATTAGTCAACTTTAGGAGTAAAGATTTATAATTTAGCATTTAAAATTTAtggtttataatttaaaatttaagataaacaaattaattttaaaaatattggcTAATgtggatttaaaaaatattggttCCTTACANNNNNNNNNNNNNNNNNNNNNNNNNNNNTTTAGCCTATATATATACACGTCGTACCCATGATTACCAAGATTTTGAAcgataaaaataaaatcaataattgtccaaaaaataaaatttatttgaaaatggGAATTTGACAATAATTTCTGAATTAGGTATGTGTGAATTTGGATTTGATTATGTGGTGGGGTGTTTTTGTGATAGCTGTTGTGAACAGACGTTGATGTATACTGGTATTGGATATAGCTCTCCTACATTGGCTTCAGCTATGGTGGATCTCACTCCAGCTTTTACCTATATTGTTGCTCTCATTTCCCGGTTTGTCAATAATTACATACCCTCCATCTTATtgtgtttcaaactttcaatAAACTAAATATATCATATCAGAAATTAACTACTAATTTATAATACAATCAAATTAAGTTTATTTTATAGCAAAGtacaaaagaaaatacaaaacaaaaatatatttgatatttatgataaatttgcttattttattgattaattattttaaaagttACATGAAATATCGATAAATATACaaacatataataattaatttagtaacTAATTTCNNNNNNNNNNNNNNNNNNNNNNNNNNNNNNNNNNNNNNNNNNNNNNNNNNNNNtgtgtgtaattcgaaccaagctggttcgaattagtgtgtgcgtgtgtttgtgtgtaattcgaaccaagctggttcgaattacgtgTGTGTGTTTATgcatgtgtttgtgtataattcgaaccaagctggttcgaattatgtagaaatggaattcgaaccagcatggttcgaattatataaaaatatgatttggcttattgctgaaacgattttcGCTTTGGCGTATTTACGTTACATGATTCTTGACTTGGCTTATTAAGGTTTTTTACCCTAAAAATAAcgtttaattaaattaaacataaaaaaatagtatatgagagacaaaaagatataatttatactttattatatatgtaccatattttgttttcttttttctgaAGTTTATTGCTACTAACTATTTTACAAGCATGAGTAAAAATCTTAAATTCATAATGCAATTTATTCTGTTAAAATTTACTACCATTTTACTTAATTTGATAATTCTTCTAAGagtaatatattatttttgtccttAATATTTTCGTCCTAATTAAGTCCTTAACATTTCAAAATCATCTTAATTTTGTCCCACCATCAACTCTTTTAATAACAAATCACTAATAATGACAGGATAATATTCAGACGATTTTGAAACATTGAAGATTTAAATAGAATGATCTAAATGTCAGGATAACTTTGTGACTTACCccaaacgatactttactctaaatcaTATTGTATAGAATGTATTATATCCTAAATTAGTctataaaaaaatggaaaagtatgaggagccaatgtatgttttatacaatgtgtacaatgaggttaaattgaaattagaattaaattagAGGCAATTAATCAATTTTGAGTAGTTtccaatttaaaatttgaattaaatcatGATTTCCGTTAGTTatggtaattaattaattttgagtagttatggcaattaattaattttgagtagtttcccatttaaaatttgaatcaaatcatgaTTCCTGTCATAATCAAATTAAGATTATCTCCCTCTCTCAATACGGTATAAACTCTTCACTCACTCTCTCCTCGAAGCAAAAACTGGTACAGTGTCGCCACGGTTACCATTCGCCGTCGGATATCGCGCCGACACTCTTCCGACTGGCGCCGTCGTCCGCACAGGCACCATACGTAGGGAGGACGCGCATATTGTGTGAGTCGAGCTCACAGCACCGCAGCAACCTAGACGTCCAGCGCCTCCATCACAGCCGGTTTGTACCTTCTTCCTGTCGTCGGATGTTCACTTTCTCTGTGAATGTGGATCGTTATTCTTGAGTGCTTAATTGTAGAAGATTATTGCTGGTTATGATTTATACACGTTCATATTGGATGTTCACTTTCTCAATTTTTGTGGATGTTTATTCTTCGAGTAATTCAACAAGAGTCAGGCAGCAGCGCTGGGATGATGCAAGCGCGGGATTCAGAGCTGCAACTCACGTCGATGACGCTGATAGTTGCAGGTCACGGATGTTCGGCCGCGTGAGGAGTGACGGAGGTTCTTCCGGCGAGGGACAGGGCGGCGAAGAAAGGACATTTTTCTGCGGAACAAACAATGGGATTTTTTGGAGGGTAGGTAATGGTGGGTGATGAAGGGTTAATGTGAAAGAATTTGGAGTAAATTTGGGGTAGAAATCACAAAAAGCAACTAGAAATTAgggataataatatttattttacattattaatACATATTGGACTAAATAAACAGCCCATTCTACATATTATATAGATACCTCATTGTCTCTTTAGCGAGACTCATACAAAATTTTTAGTGTAATCTCAACAAATTTTAATCACTAAGTCAGTTCCAAAACTTTTATTTCTCTAAAGAAATCAGTTCTACATCAGATTATTTATCTATATGAAGAgactaatataaaaattttataaaattttagcttttattaataataaaaacaaatataagactaatttgtttaacttttttgtcaaaatttgatgtgagaattaatatatttaacaaaataaaagGTCAAAAATTAAAGTGATAATTAAAttgttttgaaaattgaattgttCCTGCTACAAATATTTTGCAGACTATCTAACATATTATTCTGTAACTAATtattaagtgtgtgtttggattacagtttgtaAATGGGAATTTGCATTaaattgattttgcaaaattgattttgatgataAGTAAGTTTGGGTTAATGTGATTTATATTTggcaatctttatatcaaaattgattatagtaaaataaatgttgtttggattatactacttaaaatcacttttagatgaaaaattactaagagacatcaatttaaataatttttttatatacatgcaaaatcaaaatactataaaaaataatataaaaaatatttatcatataaataaaataaatacaataaaaaataaaaatataaaaaagagtactataaattttataatatcaaacaaaaaaaatattctataatttaatttagtattattttggactataaatttttattatttatgactttattgttatttataattaattttttattcattttgttcttttttttataggatcataatttatattatacaaaattttgataataaacgtagtatataataattacaattacaaattttacaaagtcagaataaaaaaaaattaatacaaaacaaaaatagagtacatcaaagaatagaaaaaaaattatacaaataagaaataataaaaattccataaaatcaacaacatatatcatatgaacaaaaaaataccataaaaagtaaataaaattcatatgaataaaatcaaataaaaaaataaaaaatttcatacaCAACATAAATACAATGCCGTAAAGAACAGAAAAAAAAGAATtcatatgaaaaaaataataaaaatatcgtaaaacttaataaaatactTAAAAAATTAGAGCaccataaaaaaaatcaacaacatttatcatataaataaaagaaatataataaaataaattaaaaatcatataaacaaagctaaccaaaaataaaaaaaagatttcataaaaaatatacatataaaaaataatatattaaatgataaaaaaaCTCATATAAAAACATAACATGAGAAATCAGAACACtacataaataatataaaaatatttatcatataaataaaaaatataaataaaaaatacaataaaaaagtataaaaattaaaatatgaaaatgaatactaaaaataataaaaaaattaaaatattcaatttgctagtgattgaaacaaatttgaacgattttgatgaaaaaaaattgaaacaaaaaaacTATGAAGAAGTAGGATCTAGGAAGAACTACAAAGAACAGGTAATAGTTATTGGTATCATTACTATAGAAGAAAATGATAGGTAgggttggtaaaaaaaaaaaaaaattttatactcAATTTTCTAATGGCAATCAGCAACTATGAACGTGAAAGGCAAAAACTACAAATTTTAGCTTCTCCTAAACGTGCGTTCAAAGGCAGAATCAATTCTgcgtttagaaaaataaaaattgctAAACATCAAAGTAAAAATTTTAAGAAGCTCAAATGGGCTTTTCTCCTTCCCAACGTGTTTTCCAAACACACCTTAACTATGGTTGGTAATTTGGTACCATAGAAACTCTTGCAAAATATGTGCATCCATTCTTTCAGGTTGGAAAAGCTTAACATGAAACTACGGAGTGGCAAGGCANCTCGGGTGAAAACTTAATTCCAGAACCATCGGATTGGGTGCTCGGAGGCTTCCTTCTTTCGGCCGGAAGCTTCTGTCTTTCGCTCGTCTTCATTGTCAAGGTGATTgaataactaactaattaacctCATTATCATTCAGACATTGCACACTGctctttttagcttatttgatTTGATCTTCTAATAACAGTTATATATAAATGAATGTAGACATGGATTATCAAGGATTACCCCGAAGAGTTAATGGTAGCAACAATTTCTTGTAGTTTTGTGATCATCCTTTCAAGTATAGTAGCTCTCATTGTTGACTCAAGTGCACAAGCATGGTTGCTCAAACCTGATACAGAGTTGATAGCTATAGTGTATTCAGTAAGCCAATTTATTTAATGTAATGTAATGTACAAATTGAATTTGATGAATGCGAGAAACTAAAGTAAATTGGTATGCAGGGAATATTTGTTGTGTCATTGCGTAGCATTGTGCATATATGGGCATGTAGAAAAAGAGGACCTGTGTATGTTGCTATGTTCAATCCTTTGGGGATGGTAATTTCACTTGCCATGGGGGTCACATTTCTTAAGGACACGCTCTATCTAGGAAGGTATCTATGTACTACAAATTATTATTCAagttttaattatattattcatCATTATGatgaaataaattttataatacttATTACTATTCTCTTTGGTTTATATGTAGCATAATTGGAGCTGGTGTTATAGCTCTTGGGTTTTATGGCGTGATATGGGGGCAGGATCAAGAAGAAAAGATGGTAGATGAGAAAAATAATGGAAGATGTGACTCTGTGTTATCATCTTCTTCTACGGCTCCTTTGTTGCAGAACAAGAGCATTCATGTATAGAAGCCATTTTAGGCTACAAGCTAGCATGGGAAACTAATAAACAAAAGTCATGTATCTAAAAGACAAATGGGTTTCACAATAATGATGTATATTCACTCACAAGTCACAACTAATTATTTGATCACAATAATAGAGCTTTTATAGCTTTACAATCGgtgtaaaaccctaaaaaatagtaaataattaactaataaattaattatgagtctaagaaattagagaatttaaattttataaattaaagaagtaaaaatatttataaaaaaaatataaattttaatattaattttaaaaattttggcttAAAATTAGACCGACAGACCAAACCGATTGAATCGAACTTAAATTGGACCCAAACCCAACATATAAAACCCTAACCCAGCCTCCTCTTTCCTTCATTAATGATGAAACACGTTGAGTTTGgcaaggaggagccaaacccTTAGTCCACTATTCACTCCTCTCTTATTTGGCTCATAATTTTCAATCCGGAACTTCGATCGCCACACCGTCTGCGATCACGCATTCGTTTCGTCGAACTCTTCAATTCTAACATAACAATGTGGTAAGGATATTTAATTTTCATGCCCAGTTCTTTGTTTTCCTCTTTTTTACATTTTTTGTTTGGATTTTGAGggattttgatgattttgattgTTTAGGTGCAGTCCAAACATTGGATAATTGT carries:
- the LOC110271964 gene encoding protein FAR-RED IMPAIRED RESPONSE 1-like; translation: MGLMVGQAGGYANIGFTKKDLDNHFQRTRLAKLSGGDSNATISYLLGKADVDPMAMARYSATDEGRLANLFWADSICRSDYQYFGDVLAFDTTYWKNKYRRLLVIFSGCNHHRQTCIFGFALVEDERTATYTWLLQNFLEVMLNKSPSVVVTDGDEAMKAAIQEIFPDATHRLYGWHIQKNENEWVLNEYEKRKSWASTYLRDKFCAGFRTTSRCEAINNFIKRFICIRQSLLELVQNLEHALRDYRNNELVSQFKTLYGEPVLTTGLEALELSDANFYTREILREECDRRQHIYNVLYDRNTEHMECECSRWSSEGIPCSHMFCAMKRVGLQKLPDSLLLKRWSKDAKKYLDESSQGCTTQDRERIFNALWRIVSGSYVDGILRSLRWSFFP